TCAGTTTCCGCCTTTGCTTTGGCGCGGGCTGCTTTCAGTTTTGCGACCAGTTCCGGCTCGGGCTGGTTCTTGCCTTTGCCTGACTTTTTCGCCGAAGCTGTCTCTAAGGTTGCCGCGACGTGTGCCATCTCCTCCGCAGTGACGGCGCCGGCTTCATTAATCGTTGCCAGATTTTCCGCTGCGATTTCGGCTGTGGTCTTTTCTTTTGTTTCGTTGCTCATATCTTTTTACGTTTTAGATTATATATTTTCCACCCTGCTACTGACAGGATCAGAACTGCAGCCAATATCAGGGTGGCGACTTTCAACCGTTCCCACAGGCTCGGGGCTTTGGTAGCTGTTACCGTCACTTCGTCAAGCGTGCCGCCGTCAATGGTCTGCACCGCTTCGGTTTCGGTCTCGGCTTTCTCCTCGGCGGTAATATCTGCCGCCTCATTACTCTGCTGCTCCTCGCCGTGGGTCTGCCGGATCTTGGCTTTTAACGGTCTTTGTCCGGTGTCCGGGTCGGGTTGCTTTTCAGTGTCGTAGACCTCAATCTCCGTAACCGTCAGCCCCCGGGTTTGGGTCTCCCTCGTCAGGGTCGCCTCTTGGTGTTGGGTGTGCACCTCGCAACCTTTGGCGCTCGTCGTCACATGCTCCGTTGTTTCCGTCCTGGTGTGCTCCGCGACCTTTCGGTGTGAGCAGCAGCTCGAATTTGACAGGGCAGCTATCAATATGACGACAGCCCCAAATGCGCTCCAGTGCGTTGTTGAGTCTTTGCACATCTTTGCGTAAGTTAGTTATTTCGGCTTTGAGCGGCGGCACAATACTTTCCATCAGTATGTCCGCAGCCTTTCGCACGTTTTCAAGCTCATTGCTTTTGACCTCTGCGAGCTTATTATTCATTTCAGCCCTCAGCGTCTTAAGTTCAATGCGGTATTTAGTGCGCTCCAGTTTGCGGCCAACCCATGCCCCTACGGGACCAGATACCGCCGCAACAAGCGCCGATACTATGATTGTTATTATTTCGCCGCTCATTCATTGTTCCAATGCTTTGTCGGCTGCGCTCGGCATAGCCGGAGCAAGCTCCGCTCTGCTCTCACTGGCACGACAATTCATATTGTTACTGTTTAATACCCACTTTTGTGAGCCATTTTTTTACATCGAAGCCGGGGCACGGTTTATTAGCAAATTCGTTATGACCGTGAACAGTAGCGCCGGGGTATTTCTTGAGAAGTTCTTTAACCAACTTTACAAGCGTAGCCTCTTGTGCCGGGGTTCGTGTGTCCTTCCCGATATTTTGCCAATTCGGGGTCTTACGTGGCGGACATCCGCCAACGTAACACACACCGATTGACCGCGTATTATGTCCGGTGCAATGCGCTCCGGCCACTGCCTCGGACCGCCCGGGGCGGATTTCCCCGTTTAGTCCGATAACATAGTGGTAGCCTATATCAGAAAAGCCACGCGCCAAATGGCTTGCTTTTATCCGGGTATTTGAAAACTCCTCACCCTCCGGCGTTGCCGTATAGTGCAGAATGATTTCATCGACCTTGCGCTTTCCGGGTGTCGCGCCCATAGCTGCAAGTGTCTGCGCTCCGGCTATTCCGTCAGCCGTTAACCCCTTACGCTTCTGAAACTCTTTGACGGCTTCCTCGGTCAACGGTCCGAAAATACCGTCAGGTATGAGGTTTAACCGCTGTTGCAGGGCTTTTACCTCCGCGCCTCTGCTTCCTTGTTTCAGTGTAGCCATAGGTTTTTTACGCTTTTGCGCTGACTATTGCCATACGACAATTGGTCTCAGACAAAGGCAGACAAATGCCGTACTGGTCAAAGTTAACGAGGTTGCGGTGGTTCTGAGGGTCGTTCTCGGCTTTACTCCAGTAGAATGTTGTTGAGCCTGCGGCTTTCATCATTCTGCCGGCATAGAACGCAACGGAGCTCTGCGAGTCGGTCGCACCGGGAACAGCACCCCATGCAAGTTTTTTACCTGCCGAGTTGTAATAGGGTGTGCCGTCATATTCGTAAATGTCAAAACCATACAGGCGGCCGATTTTGCCCTCGGTCTGGTTAATGTTGTAATGGTCTTTGAAACGCTGCTCTGTCTGGAGCAGGTCGTTCACATGGTCGGAACAGAGCACCAGCACGCGATCCTGCTTGGGTATACCCATTTTGTCAAAGCTCCTTTTGACTGCCAAAAGGTCAGCCGAAGTCATGAGCTTGCGACCCTCTACAGCTTCGCCGGTAGTGAAAAGCACAGGCACGCCGGTTTTATTCTCATCCGGGGCAATGGCGTGTATTGCACGCTGACCGAACGCCTCGACCAATACATCGCGGTGGCGTTCCTGAACGCTTGCCATTTTGTCGTAACTGATAGCGTGCAGCTCATCATTGGTCACAGGGGTTGCCTCGGTTGTGAACTTGTCAAGACTCACAGGCTTGTCCGCATCCTCCAGAGCAGTAACAGGAATTGGGTAGGTGGTATTATTTACAAGCACCGTGGGGTCACCGCCGATTTCAACGAAGTGGATAACGTCGTTATTTACATACTGGTTATAACTGCGGATTCTTGCAAGCCAGCCCCACGACTCCAGGGCGGTGCGGAACTGTTTGATCTGCTCACCGGTCCATATCTCTTTGAGGACACCGGCACGGAATGAACCCGCGGGGGCTGCCTGACCTAATGCAAGTGCCAGAACATTGCCGGCGATTGCTCCGGTTTCAGGGGCGCAGCCGATTGCCACAGCACAGGTAGCGCCGGCGGCGGCATTGAACGCAACGGCCATAATCATGCAGCTGACTATGCCGAGCAGCTTCTTAAAAAAATTGCTTTTCGATTTCATTGCTGTTGTTGATTGTGTTTATAGGGTTTATTTATTCGCTTAGGGGCGGGCAGTCTACGCCGTACTCTTCTTTATACAGGCGCATATATTCCGCGGGCTGGTCTTTGCGGAGTGCAATGAGTTCGCTCTGCG
The nucleotide sequence above comes from Duncaniella freteri. Encoded proteins:
- a CDS encoding N-acetylmuramoyl-L-alanine amidase; its protein translation is MATLKQGSRGAEVKALQQRLNLIPDGIFGPLTEEAVKEFQKRKGLTADGIAGAQTLAAMGATPGKRKVDEIILHYTATPEGEEFSNTRIKASHLARGFSDIGYHYVIGLNGEIRPGRSEAVAGAHCTGHNTRSIGVCYVGGCPPRKTPNWQNIGKDTRTPAQEATLVKLVKELLKKYPGATVHGHNEFANKPCPGFDVKKWLTKVGIKQ